A part of Biomphalaria glabrata chromosome 3, xgBioGlab47.1, whole genome shotgun sequence genomic DNA contains:
- the LOC106057964 gene encoding uncharacterized protein LOC106057964, producing MGSPLAECLPCCVRGLTHPSDKTVYTVLIQAGERELLFTFADLELPRAEGSTLPDSLKRRNVTSLYCKKCATTGKILKKNPAKYATWFAHHQENGCTINYDGTSGMMESEAAVKIWQISLALLNFRNYYWRKKTWQSHHRKNQNSQQILWGAVRSNRTAEEMKKAILASLYHNYSI from the exons ATGG gctctccactagcagagtgttTACCTTGTTG tgtacgcggtctGACCCACCCATCAGACAAAACAGTGTACAcagttctcattcaggccggtgagagggagctcttgttcacttttgctgacCTAGAGTtaccaagagccgaaggctcaactctacctgacagtttaaaaagaagaaatgtaACTAGCctttattgtaaaaaatgtgCTACCACTGGAAAGATTCTAAAGAAAAATCCAGCAAAATATGCTACCTGGTTTGCTCACCATCAAGAAAATGGATGTACAATAAACTATGATG GGACATCTGGGATGATGGAGTCAGAAGCTGCTGTAAAAATATGGCAAATATCACTTGCTTTGCTTAACTTCAG aaattacTATTGGAGGAAGAAAACCTGGCAGTCTCACCACAGAAAAAATCAAAACTCTCAGCAAATATTATGGGGAGCTGTACGCAGTAACAGAACAGCTGAAGAAATGAAGAAGGCTATTCTTGCCTCTCTGTACCATAATTATTCCATATAA
- the LOC106057957 gene encoding N-alpha-acetyltransferase 30-like: protein MSHRSHISLSVDSNMAGSLPDPFSKLFPNKEEDSTETIYENIDVECSTHNCIENGVPHDLDKSSKNVDRQQNISNSKCLDTFKIESLVKDSDKNTKTLLKCNGISHSDHISGDSSYIISLNSCSKESFPTETSTEVCNCHSDTINPNEINKHCNKTDPADLSVEELQLNEKQILSVHQANRSEVDILLTELERTTPSSDVIAENNSGSCVITYEVYESEKQMPDIMRLITKDLSEPYSIYTYRYFIHNWPKLCFLAMANNVCVGAIVCKLDLHKKMVRRGYIAMLAVDSEYRRRQIGSSLVTKAIEAMIRDDCDEVVLETEITNQAALHLYENLGFVRDKRLFRYYLNGVDALRLKLWLR from the exons ATGTCTCATCGTTCTCACATCTCATTGTCCGTTGACTCAAACATGGCAGGCTCTTTGCCTGATCCCTTTAGTAAATTATTTCCAAACAAGGAAGAGGACAGTACAGAAACtatttatgaaaatattgatGTTGAGTGTAGCACCCATAATTGCATAGAAAATGGAGTACCCCATGATCTTGACAAGTCATCAAAAAATGTGGATAGGCAACAAAACATTTCCAATTCCAAATGCTTAGACACTTTTAAAATTGAATCTTTGGTCAAAGACTCAGATAAAAATACAAAGACTTTACTCAAGTGTAACGGAATCTCACACAGTGATCATATTTCAGGTGATAGCAGCTATATCATCAGCTTAAATTCTTGCTCCAAGGAATCCTTTCCTACAGAAACTTCAACAGAAGTATGCAATTGTCATAGTGATACTATAAATCCTAATGAGATAAATAAGCATTGCAATAAAACTGACCCTGCAGATTTATCAGTTGAAGAGTTGCAGTTAAATGAGAAACAAATTCTTTCAGTGCATCAGGCTAACCGTTCTGAAGTTGATATTTTATTGACAGAACTAGAAAGAACAACACCCAGTTCTGATGTTATAGCTGAGAACAATTCAGGATCATGTGTGATAACATATGAAGTGTATGAATCAGAAAAACAGATGCCTGATATTATGAGGCTTATAACAAAAGACCTGTCAGAACCTTATTCAATTTATACATACAGATATTTTATCCACAATTGGccaaagctttgttttttg gcTATGGCCAATAATGTTTGTGTTGGTGCCATCGTTTGCAAGCTGGACTTGCATAAGAAAATGGTGAGACGAGGATATATTGCAATGCTTGCTGTGGATTCTGAGTACAGACGAAGGCAAATAG gTTCTTCTCTTGTAACTAAAGCAATTGAAGCAATGATTCGGGATGATTGTGATGAG GTTGTGTTAGAGACTGAGATAACAAACCAGGCTGCTCTTCACCTGTATGAGAATCTGGGCTTTGTCAGAGATAAACGTCTCTTTAGATACTATCTTAATGGAGTGGATGCCCTGAGGCTGAAGCTCTGGTTGCGGTGA
- the LOC106057956 gene encoding protein MEMO1-like gives MSKNGKIRKASHAGSWYSESGNELNAQLGSWLSQATESSKPAKAIIAPHAGYFFCGACGAYAYRQVDPNAVKRVFILGPSHHVRMSKCALSGTDIYETPLYNLVIDKKVYEELYATSAFETMSISTDEAEHSIEMHLPYIAKVMESRRGQFTIVPILVGSLSPEMEMKYGQILSSYLKEPGNLFVISSDFCHWGKRFSYTYYEKSHGKIWQSIEALDRMGMDIIEKMDPSNFTKYLQTFQNTICGRHPIGILLNAIDKLKQSTNSNGLKMELKFLKYDQSSKCESPNDSSVSYASAALVLQ, from the exons ATGTCCAAGAATGGAAAAATTAGAAAAGCAAGTCATGCTGGGAGCTGGTACTCAGAATCAG GAAATGAACTGAATGCCCAGCTGGGGAGTTGGCTTTCCCAAGCAACAGAGTCATCCAAGCCAGCCAAAGCAATAATTGCACC ACATGCTGGATATTTTTTCTGTGGAGCCTGTGGGGCTTATGCATATCGTCAAGTTGATCCAAATGCAGT TAAACGTGTATTTATCTTGGGGCCTTCTCATCATGTACGAATGTCAAAATGTGCATTGTCTGGTACAGATATTTATGAAACACCTCTTTACAACCTAGTGATTGATAaaaaag TATATGAAGAGCTGTATGCTACTTCAGCCTTTGAGACCATGTCTATCAGCACAGATGAAGCTGAACACAGCATTGAGATGCATCTTCCTTATATAGCCAAAGTAATGGAAAG TCGCCGTGGGCAATTTACCATAGTACCAATCCTCGTTGGATCTCTGTCTCCTGAAATGGAAATGAAATATGGTCAAATTTTAAGCAGTTATCTTAAAGAACCTGGAAATTTGTTTGTGATTTCTTCAGATTTTTGTCACTGGG GCAAACGTTTCAGCTATACTTATTATGAAAAGTCTCATGGAAAAATCTGGCAGTCGATTGAAGCTCTGGACAGAATG GGTATGGATATTATTGAAAAGATGGATCCTTCTAATTTTACCAAGTACCTGCAAACCTTCCAGAACACTATATGTGGTCGACATCCAATTGGGATTTTGCTCAAT gCTATTGACAAACTTAAGCAGTCAACTAACAGTAATGGACTAAAGATGGAATTAAAGTTCTTGAAATATGACCAGTCAAGTAAGTGTGAAAGTCCCAACGATTCCTCTGTCAGCTATGCCTCTGCAGCCTTAGTCCTCCAGTAA